The Candidatus Poribacteria bacterium genomic sequence GCACCGGCTGTCAGTGGAATCGAATCCCCAAGGAATACGGCGACGACAGCACGATCCATCGCCATTTCCAGGCGTGGTGCGCGTGTTCGGCGCCGACGGGAGAGTGAGGGGCACGCTTCCGTAGTCCAGGCGGAGGCGGGGCGCGGTCGCCGACCTTGCCGACAATCTGTTGTGCGTCCGACCGAACACCGATGTCAAACGGAATCCGTAGCACGACGCATCTACGTCTCCGTTTCGTCGTTCGGGGTTGCAGGAATCGGACGATGGCGGGTGGGGTTTGCTGTTTGGGTCGGGGATGCGGGGTTCCATGAGGGTCTGGTCTCCGAAGGGATGGCGCGACGGTCGAAGGTCGATCGCGTTGTTGCGAACGACGGCGGGCGGCGATAGACTGCGACTCGCGCCGCGGCACGACGCGCGCTTCAGCACGCGAAGGAGTCACGGATGAGAGCCGTTCGGGAGACCTGCCGACCGCGAGACGAGGTGTTGCACGGCGAGTTACAGGATGCCATCTTCGCGGCGGACTTCGGTCTCGTCGTCGAGGACAAGGGCCCTGAGGTCTACCGGAACGCGGAGGAGCTCTTCCGCAACACGCATCCCACGGAATCCTTGAAGCGTATCGCGGCGTCCGTGTTCGGTCATCTGGCGAACGCGAACGAAGCGGGATTCACGCTCCATTTGAACACGGGATTCGGCGGGGGGAAAACGCACGCGCTCATCTGCCTCTGGCATCTCGCGCGGAACATCGCCACGAACATCGCGACAGACATCCTACCAGCGGCAGGACGACCACACGTTGTTCGAGTCGCCGGAGTGGACGGCGAGAAGTTCGGGACGGGCGTGTGCGTCCGCCATGCGGACGGGGTCACAACGCACAGCCTTTGGGGAGAACTCGCCTATCAACTGGGTGGACAGGCGGGATACACCCGCGTCGTGGACGACCCGGGCATGGTTCCCGACGTGGCGCTCATCCGCGAGATGCTTCCAGCGACCGACCCCGTGTTGTTGCTTCTCGACGAGATTGTGGTCTACAAGGCGAAACTCTCGAAAGCGCACCAAGACTGTCTTCTCGGTTTCGTGACCGGACTCATGTCGGAAGTCGTCAGTCGTATGCGGGCGGTGCTGGTCATAACGGCTCCCGGGGACCAAACCGCTTATCGCCAGCACTCACTCGACCTTCAAACCGCCATCGGAGCGGTGGGCCCGTCGCAAACCGACATGGTCAGGCGCAGAGCGGTCGAGCGCGACCCTATCGACGGAGAAGGGCATCAGGTCGTTCTTCGGCGACTGTTCGCGACGATTGACGGCGACGCGGCACAGGAAGCGTCGAGGGAGTACCACAACGCTTATCGTCGCATCGCGTCAGAGAGAAACGACTTGCTGCCCGACGAGGCGACGAAGGACGCGTACGCCCAGCGCATCGTCGAGCACTATCCGTTTCATCCGCGCTTCTTCGACACGGTGCAAAACCGCCTCGGAACGCTTCCGGCGTTCCAGAAGAGCCGGGGAACGTTGCGCCTCTTCGCG encodes the following:
- a CDS encoding transposase, with amino-acid sequence TGCQWNRIPKEYGDDSTIHRHFQAWCACSAPTGE